A genomic segment from Nicotiana sylvestris chromosome 1, ASM39365v2, whole genome shotgun sequence encodes:
- the LOC104226275 gene encoding uncharacterized protein produces the protein MHRVASAGNTSNSVRPRKEKRLTYVLNDADDTKHCAGVNCLAVLKSSAADGCDYLFTGSRDGTLKRWALAEDGATCSATFESHVDWVNDAVLTGSNRLVSCSSDTTVKVWDGLSEGSCIKTLRQHSDYVTSLASAEKNSNVIASAGLGGEVFIWDLEAALAPTSKSGDATEEDCSNGVNSSGSSLPMTSIRPISSSNNISLHTQSQAYIPVAAKGHKESVYALAMNESGSLLVSGGTEKVVRVWDPRTGSKTMKLKGHTDNIRALLIDSTGRFCISGSSDSMIRLWDLGQQRCVHSYAVHMDSVWSLASTPTFSHVYSGGRDLSLYLTDLATRESVLLCTKEHPISQLALHDDGIWVATTDSSVHRWPAEVRNPQKVFQRGGSFLAGNLSFSRARASLEGSTPVPVYKEPSLSIPGTPGIVQHEILNNRRHVLTKDAAGTVKLWEITRGAVIHNYGEVSFEKKKEELFEMVSIPAWFTVDTRLGSLAVHLDTPQCFSAEMYSVDLNIPGKPEDDKVNLARETLKGLLAHWLTKRKQRFGSQASANGEAPPGKDVSTRNSTASRVEVDGNADNDSAVYPPFEFSAASPPSIITEGSQSGPWRKKITDLDGMEDEKDMPWWVMDCVMNNRLPPRENTKCSFYLHPCEGSTVQILTQGKLSAPRILRIHKVINYVVEKMVLDKPMDNINSDGTGGQVTHPALGGDGLFRTGLKPWQKLKPSIEILCNNQVLSPDMSLATVRAYIWKKPEDLVLNYRVLTSR, from the exons ATGCACCGTGTAGCAAGTGCAGGCAACACATCCAATTCGGTTCGGCCTAGAAAGGAGAAGAGGTTGACATATGTTTTGAATGATGCAGATGACACTAAG CATTGTGCAGGTGTAAATTGTTTGGCTGTATTGAAGTCATCAGCAGCTGACGGATGTGACTACCTATTTACTGGGAGTAGAGATGGCACGTTAAAGAGATGGGCGTTGGCTGAAGATGGTGCCACTTGCTCTGCTACATTTGAGTCACATGTCGACTGG GTAAATGATGCAGTTCTTACAGGTAGTAACAGATTAGTGTCATGCTCCTCAGACACCACAGTCAAG GTGTGGGATGGCTTATCAGAGGGCTCTTGTATTAAGACACTCCGTCAGCACTCTGATTACGTCACCAGCCTAGCTTCAGCAGAAAAAAAT AGTAATGTTATTGCATCTGCTGGTCTTGGTGGTGAGGTTTTCATATGGGATCTTGAAGCTGCACTTGCTCCGACATCTAAATCAGGTGATGCAACAGAAGAAGACTGTTCAAATGGTGTCAATAGTTCAGGAAGTTCATTGCCCATGACAAGCATCCGTCCTATTAGTTCGAGCAATAACATTTCCTTGCACACCCAGTCTCAAGCATATATTCCTGTGGCTGCAAAAGGCCATAAGGAGTCAGTATATGCATTGGCAATGAATGAGAGCGGATCCCTTCTTGTTTCTGGTGGAACTGAGAAG GTTGTGCGTGTTTGGGACCCAAGAACTGGTTCCAAGACCATGAAGCTAAAAGGTCATACAGATAATATTAGGGCACTACTGATCGATTCTACTGGCAG GTTCTGCATATCTGGGTCATCTGATTCCATGATTAG ACTGTGGGATCTAGGTCAGCAGAGATGTGTGCATTCTTATGCTGTGCATATGGATTCTGTATGGTCACTTGCTAGCACTCCGACATTTAGTCATGTTTATAGCGGTGGAAGAGACCTCTCT TTGTACTTGACAGATTTGGCAACAAGGGAGAGTGTATTGCTCTGCACGAAGGAACACCCTATTTCGCAGTTAGCATTGCATGATGACGGCATTTGGGTGGCCACAACTGATTCATCTGTACATAGGTGGCCTGCAGAAGTGCGTAATCCCCAGAAAGTTTTTCAAAGAGGGGGCTCATTCTTGGCTGGAAACTTGTCCTTTTCCAGGGCGAGGGCTTCTCTAGAAGGATCTACGCCT GTGCCTGTCTATAAAGAACCATCTCTTAGCATTCCTGGAACTCCAGGAATAGTGCAACACGAGATTTTGAACAACAGAAGACATGTCCTGACTAAG GATGCTGCTGGTACAGTGAAGTTGTGGGAGATCACTAGAGGTGCTGTGATTCACAACTATGGAGAG GTTTCatttgagaagaagaaagaagaactTTTTGAGATG GTGAGCATCCCTGCATGGTTCACCGTGGACACTAGGCTTGGAAGCCTGGCTGTACATCTGGATACTCCACAATGCTTTTCTGCTGAGATGTACTCTGTTGACCTCAACATTCCGGGGAAGCCTGAAGATGACAAG GTTAATTTAGCTCGAGAAACTCTTAAAGGGCTGTTGGCTCATTGGTTAACCAAACGAAAGCAGAGATTTGGATCTCAAGCTTCAGCCAATGGGGAAGCCCCACCTGGAAAGGATGTATCTACAAGGAATTCGACTGCATCAAGAGTTGAAGTAGACGGTAATGCTGACAATGATTCTGCAGTATATCCCCCCTTCGAATTTTCTGCAGCATCCCCTCCATCAATTATTACAGAGGGCTCTCAAAGTGGTCCATGGAGGAAAAAGATTACTGATTTAGATGGAATGGAGGATGAGAAGGACATGCCATGGTGGGTAATGGATTGCGTGATGAACAATCGCTTGCCTCCCAGGGAAAATACCAA ATGTAGCTTCTACTTGCATCCATGTGAGGGTTCTACTGTCCAGATCCTTACCCAAGGAAAGCTGAGTGCACCTCGCATATTAAGAATTCACAAA GTCATCAACTATGTCGTTGAAAAGATGGTTCTTGACAAACCCATGGATAATATAAATTCAGATGGAACTGGAGGACAGGTTACACACCCAGCTCTTGGAGGAGATGGCTTATTTCGGACTGGGTTGAAGCCTTGGCAAAAGCTTAAGCCATCTATAGAAATCTTGTGCAATAACCAG GTTTTATCTCCTGATATGAGCTTAGCAACTGTCCGTGCCTATATATGGAAGAAACCTGAAGATCTTGTCCTCAACTACCGTGTGTTGAC